From Gimesia panareensis, the proteins below share one genomic window:
- the lpxD gene encoding UDP-3-O-(3-hydroxymyristoyl)glucosamine N-acyltransferase, producing MSTTVEWIAQELNCPARGNQRLEIHGAESVLKAGPHDITFVGDELNLKRLKSSQAGAVIIEQRLEESFQKAFEENPITSLTVVDAQAAFIKVIQKLRHERELPQIGISSAADISDEATIGENCDIYPRVTIRPGVKIGNNCRIYPGVYIGDDCVLGDDVTIHANTVLYPDVKIADRVLIHATAVLGCDGFGYRFENGRYIKIPHLGSVRIEEDVEIGAGTTIDRGMIGPTVIGQGTKIDNQVMIAHNCEIGKHNAFASQVGFAGSITTGDYVRCAGQVGIADHVHIGDQATLGARAGVHRDIPAGEVHIGTPAAPEKEQRKIVMSIRKVPEMRKQLRDLEQHIKTLTQQFEALKNTSQINDESALT from the coding sequence ATGTCGACGACGGTTGAGTGGATCGCTCAAGAACTGAATTGCCCGGCCCGTGGTAATCAGAGACTGGAAATACACGGAGCGGAATCCGTTCTCAAAGCGGGTCCACACGATATCACCTTTGTAGGTGATGAACTCAATCTGAAACGTCTCAAGTCGAGTCAGGCCGGCGCGGTAATCATTGAGCAGCGGCTGGAAGAATCTTTTCAGAAAGCATTCGAAGAAAACCCGATCACCTCCCTGACCGTGGTTGATGCTCAGGCCGCCTTTATCAAGGTCATTCAGAAACTACGCCACGAGCGAGAACTGCCTCAGATTGGAATTTCTTCTGCAGCAGACATCAGCGATGAAGCCACGATTGGAGAAAACTGTGATATCTATCCGCGGGTCACGATTCGCCCCGGAGTCAAAATCGGAAACAACTGCCGGATTTATCCGGGTGTCTATATCGGCGATGACTGTGTCCTGGGAGACGATGTTACCATCCACGCTAACACAGTCCTCTATCCGGATGTGAAAATTGCGGATCGCGTTCTGATTCATGCAACTGCCGTCCTGGGCTGCGATGGATTCGGTTATCGTTTCGAAAACGGACGATATATCAAAATTCCCCACCTGGGCAGTGTTCGCATTGAAGAAGATGTTGAGATCGGAGCCGGAACGACGATCGACCGGGGCATGATTGGTCCGACGGTCATCGGGCAGGGAACCAAGATCGATAATCAGGTGATGATCGCCCACAACTGCGAGATCGGCAAACACAACGCCTTTGCCTCACAGGTCGGTTTTGCCGGCTCCATCACCACCGGTGACTATGTTCGCTGTGCAGGCCAGGTCGGCATCGCAGATCATGTGCATATTGGCGATCAGGCCACTCTGGGAGCGAGAGCCGGCGTCCACCGGGATATCCCCGCAGGCGAAGTTCATATTGGAACTCCCGCGGCCCCTGAAAAAGAACAGCGGAAAATTGTGATGTCTATCCGCAAAGTTCCCGAAATGCGGAAACAGCTCCGTGATCTGGAACAGCACATCAAAACACTGACACAACAATTTGAAGCCCTGAAAAATACCAGTCAGATCAACGACGAATCAGCGCTAACCTGA
- a CDS encoding sugar phosphate isomerase/epimerase family protein, producing MTKELLSQQKVSSFSTPASSIKTEHASQSLSLLERISVNQITTYHWSFKESLNGLLSAGIPAVGLWNRKVLDLEPAEAAELVIDSGMKVSTVSLAGGFTGSNEYAFEDAIADAIQLICFGGQVNAAAIQVASGPRAGHTLNHARDLTMEALKRLGDVASLTGTRLALKTMRSPQARHWTFLNSLHATLELIDACGHPAVGLALEPALLLNEDNPEQLLAEIMPLIASVQISDWDSTEELITQFPQLDLLEMIHDSGYKGFYDLEVWSDQIWQSDYESLLSRVRHACQTEASHFE from the coding sequence GTGACTAAAGAGCTTCTCTCACAGCAAAAAGTCAGTTCGTTCTCAACTCCAGCTTCCTCGATTAAAACAGAACATGCCAGTCAATCCCTTTCGCTGTTGGAGCGAATCTCAGTCAATCAGATCACGACCTACCACTGGTCGTTCAAAGAGAGCTTAAACGGTCTGCTCTCAGCAGGCATCCCTGCAGTTGGTTTGTGGAACCGGAAGGTTCTGGATCTGGAGCCGGCAGAAGCTGCAGAACTGGTCATCGATTCGGGAATGAAAGTCTCCACTGTCTCTCTGGCAGGGGGATTCACAGGCAGTAACGAATATGCATTCGAAGATGCTATTGCTGATGCCATTCAACTGATCTGTTTCGGCGGACAGGTAAATGCGGCTGCGATCCAGGTCGCCAGTGGTCCCCGTGCGGGACACACTTTGAATCACGCGCGCGATTTAACGATGGAAGCCTTAAAACGCCTGGGCGATGTCGCCTCACTGACCGGTACCCGGCTGGCACTCAAAACCATGCGTTCTCCACAGGCACGACACTGGACTTTCCTGAATTCGCTGCATGCGACACTGGAACTGATCGATGCCTGTGGGCACCCTGCAGTTGGTCTGGCTCTTGAACCGGCGTTGCTGCTTAATGAAGACAATCCCGAGCAGTTACTTGCTGAAATCATGCCCCTGATTGCATCCGTCCAGATTTCTGACTGGGATTCCACCGAGGAACTGATCACCCAGTTCCCGCAACTGGATCTGCTGGAGATGATCCATGACTCCGGTTACAAAGGATTCTATGACCTGGAAGTCTGGTCGGATCAGATCTGGCAGTCAGACTATGAATCCCTGCTTTCCCGAGTTCGACACGCCTGCCAGACAGAAGCCTCCCACTTCGAATAG
- a CDS encoding PTS sugar transporter subunit IIA: MAHESYSLDDLARQLGRDRRELEKLANRGRIPGRKVNGEWLFHSTEITHWLEHEMRSYSTSELELVEQTHPTTQLDSEHLISSLMPEELVEVPMDARTKRSVLESLIEIAGRTWQIWEPATVLTAVQEREEAYPTAFENGVAIPHPRNPIPDAVGEPLIAYGRTLSGIPFGADKGGLTDIFFLVICSDTATHLSVLARLGRMLQLPDFVEKLREAATPQETRQVIIEAEKQVAEQ, from the coding sequence ATGGCACATGAATCTTACAGCCTGGATGATTTAGCCAGACAGTTAGGTCGCGACAGACGCGAACTGGAAAAACTGGCAAACCGTGGCAGAATCCCCGGCCGCAAAGTCAACGGCGAGTGGTTATTCCATTCCACGGAGATTACTCACTGGCTGGAACACGAAATGCGCAGCTACTCCACCTCTGAACTGGAACTGGTGGAACAGACACATCCCACAACTCAGCTGGATTCAGAGCATCTGATCAGCAGCCTGATGCCCGAGGAACTGGTGGAAGTTCCCATGGATGCCCGCACAAAACGCTCTGTTCTGGAAAGCCTGATCGAAATCGCAGGTCGAACCTGGCAGATCTGGGAACCAGCGACCGTCCTGACGGCAGTTCAAGAACGCGAAGAAGCCTATCCGACTGCCTTTGAAAATGGTGTCGCGATTCCCCACCCCCGCAATCCGATTCCCGATGCCGTGGGGGAACCTCTGATCGCGTACGGCAGAACTCTCTCGGGCATTCCCTTTGGCGCTGATAAGGGAGGTCTGACTGATATTTTTTTTCTGGTGATCTGCTCCGACACAGCCACACACCTCTCAGTCCTCGCACGACTGGGACGGATGCTGCAACTCCCCGATTTTGTCGAAAAGCTACGCGAAGCGGCGACTCCGCAAGAAACCAGGCAGGTGATTATCGAAGCAGAAAAGCAGGTCGCAGAACAGTGA
- the aroH gene encoding chorismate mutase produces the protein MSVRGIRGATTVTQDVSAEVLSATRELLEQLLKANRIENFEDIVSVFFTTTPDLTSAFPAEAARELGMKSVPLICASEIAVKGAMPRCIRVMIHVNTDQKQSEVVHVYLNEAQKLRPDVASAQ, from the coding sequence ATGTCGGTACGTGGAATTCGTGGTGCAACAACAGTAACTCAGGACGTTTCGGCAGAGGTTTTGTCTGCGACACGCGAACTGCTGGAGCAACTGCTCAAAGCGAATCGGATTGAGAACTTCGAAGATATTGTATCCGTCTTTTTTACGACGACTCCTGACCTGACGTCGGCCTTTCCTGCGGAAGCAGCCCGCGAACTGGGGATGAAATCGGTGCCTTTAATCTGTGCTTCTGAAATCGCGGTCAAAGGGGCCATGCCCCGTTGCATTCGCGTCATGATTCATGTCAATACGGACCAGAAGCAGTCGGAAGTGGTGCATGTCTACCTGAACGAGGCCCAGAAACTTCGACCGGATGTCGCTTCGGCTCAGTAG
- a CDS encoding DUF3500 domain-containing protein, with protein sequence MQLNPGSSANNDTPDFLQISRRHFVKTMGAALAGSPLLGAEHLLAGQTESAAKTSAPEPLVKKLYESLTPAQKSSVCFDWNHKSKGGFLRQKIQANWNITKPYVTSDFYTKDQQELIEAIFFGHFDPSWHKKIRQQLLDDQGGYGEEQSLAIFGTPGTDQFQFVMTGRHTTVRSDGDSAEHLAFGGPIFYGHAAEDFNEKPDHPGNVFWQQALKANHVYKILDGKQRKQALIRQAPQESRVQFKKSADQIEGLSIADMTKDQKQEMQSVLSLLLEPFRTSDQQEVRKCINTQGGLDKCRVSFYQSGDIGKDEVWDIWRLEGPSFVWHYRGAPHVHVWVNVSDDPHTKITTT encoded by the coding sequence CGTCAAGACGATGGGAGCCGCACTGGCGGGGTCCCCTCTACTGGGTGCAGAACATCTGCTGGCAGGTCAGACTGAGTCAGCAGCCAAAACATCTGCTCCGGAGCCACTGGTAAAAAAACTGTATGAAAGCCTGACTCCTGCTCAAAAATCAAGCGTCTGTTTTGACTGGAACCACAAAAGCAAAGGCGGCTTCCTGCGACAGAAAATCCAGGCGAACTGGAACATCACCAAGCCTTATGTCACCAGCGATTTCTACACCAAAGACCAGCAGGAACTCATCGAAGCAATCTTCTTCGGTCACTTTGATCCGAGCTGGCATAAAAAAATCCGACAGCAGTTACTCGACGATCAGGGTGGATACGGTGAAGAACAGTCACTGGCGATCTTTGGAACGCCGGGCACTGATCAGTTCCAGTTTGTAATGACCGGCCGTCACACTACAGTACGCAGCGATGGCGACAGCGCCGAACATCTGGCGTTCGGAGGGCCGATCTTCTACGGGCATGCTGCCGAGGACTTCAACGAAAAACCGGACCATCCCGGGAATGTTTTCTGGCAACAGGCGCTGAAAGCCAACCACGTCTACAAAATCCTGGACGGCAAGCAACGCAAACAGGCACTGATTCGCCAGGCACCTCAGGAATCACGGGTGCAGTTCAAAAAATCAGCCGATCAGATCGAAGGCCTGTCCATCGCGGACATGACCAAAGATCAGAAACAGGAAATGCAGAGCGTACTCAGCCTGCTACTCGAACCTTTCCGCACATCCGATCAACAGGAAGTACGGAAGTGCATCAATACCCAGGGCGGACTGGACAAGTGCCGCGTCTCCTTCTACCAGTCCGGCGACATCGGCAAAGATGAAGTCTGGGATATCTGGCGACTGGAAGGTCCCTCTTTTGTCTGGCATTATCGCGGTGCTCCACACGTGCACGTCTGGGTAAATGTTTCAGACGATCCTCACACTAAGATCACCACCACGTAG
- a CDS encoding PIG-L family deacetylase, translated as MNLELPEPLDVIAVGAHPDDVEIACGGTLAKLVRQGYRVGIIDLTDGEPTPLSPGPEHRLEEARQAAEILGVQVRETLELTNRKLFDSFENRVALATLFRKYRPKVVLGLAGKTPMASPDHWQAMQITDAAVFYSRLTKWNEHFSHTEPHTIQKQVWYPLGFGSLNYPEGSGQFVVDISETMDQKLESIRAYQSQFPPEKKRVYRLVESQNRLVGTSAGFEAGELFICATTLGVRDLVQTVCP; from the coding sequence ATGAACTTAGAACTTCCTGAACCCCTGGATGTCATTGCCGTCGGTGCTCACCCTGATGATGTCGAAATTGCCTGTGGTGGTACACTCGCCAAACTGGTCCGACAGGGCTATCGAGTTGGTATCATCGATCTCACCGATGGTGAGCCCACCCCCCTGAGTCCCGGGCCGGAACATCGCCTGGAAGAAGCGCGGCAGGCAGCAGAAATTCTGGGAGTCCAGGTGCGCGAAACTCTGGAACTGACTAACAGGAAACTGTTCGACAGCTTTGAAAACCGGGTAGCGCTGGCAACATTGTTTCGCAAATACCGACCCAAAGTAGTACTGGGGTTGGCTGGCAAAACTCCAATGGCATCCCCGGACCACTGGCAGGCGATGCAGATCACTGATGCAGCCGTTTTTTATTCGCGACTTACGAAATGGAATGAACATTTCAGCCACACTGAACCACATACAATTCAGAAACAGGTCTGGTATCCTCTCGGTTTCGGTTCCCTGAACTACCCGGAAGGCAGTGGACAGTTTGTAGTGGATATTTCAGAAACGATGGACCAGAAGCTCGAATCCATCCGCGCTTATCAGTCTCAATTCCCCCCGGAAAAGAAACGCGTTTACCGCCTGGTCGAAAGCCAGAACCGGCTGGTCGGCACCAGTGCCGGATTTGAAGCGGGAGAGCTTTTCATTTGTGCCACCACCCTGGGTGTCCGGGATCTGGTACAAACCGTCTGTCCCTGA
- a CDS encoding LpxI family protein, protein MNNTLQTTTTDSRRQIGLLAGAGRFPIVFAEQAQQQGYSVCCLGIFGMASDELMEICDTFHWIPLARIGRAIKLFKREQVRRVIMAGKIEKTVLFSPFRIFKLLPDFRTLHMWYRYAREDRKDDTLLLAVIKEFERDNLYFESALDYCPELLVKHGFLTKRRPSQAQWEDIKMGWDIAKQMGQLDIGQSIVINDKAVIAVEAIEGTDRAIQRAGQLCKRGGFTVVKVAKPQQDRRFDVPTVGIKTLQTMHEAGGRVLAIESNQTIMIDQQEVADLADKLGISIVSLNEEELSLQLAG, encoded by the coding sequence ATGAATAATACATTGCAAACCACCACTACCGATTCCCGACGACAGATCGGACTGCTGGCCGGTGCGGGCCGCTTTCCCATCGTCTTTGCGGAACAGGCGCAGCAGCAGGGCTATTCCGTCTGCTGCCTGGGCATCTTTGGAATGGCCAGTGATGAACTGATGGAAATCTGCGATACCTTCCACTGGATTCCCCTGGCGCGCATTGGTCGGGCGATCAAACTGTTTAAACGGGAACAGGTCAGACGCGTGATCATGGCAGGCAAAATTGAAAAAACCGTCCTGTTCAGCCCGTTTCGGATATTCAAACTGCTACCCGATTTTCGCACGCTGCATATGTGGTATCGCTATGCCAGGGAAGACCGGAAAGATGATACCCTGCTGCTGGCGGTGATCAAAGAATTTGAACGTGACAATCTTTATTTCGAATCTGCCCTGGATTATTGCCCGGAGTTACTCGTGAAGCACGGATTTCTGACCAAACGACGTCCCAGTCAGGCCCAGTGGGAAGACATTAAAATGGGTTGGGACATTGCCAAACAGATGGGCCAGTTGGATATCGGACAAAGCATCGTCATCAATGACAAAGCCGTGATCGCCGTGGAGGCGATTGAAGGGACCGACCGTGCCATCCAGCGGGCAGGCCAGCTCTGCAAGCGGGGCGGATTTACCGTAGTCAAAGTTGCTAAGCCTCAGCAGGACCGCCGGTTTGACGTCCCGACTGTCGGCATCAAGACATTGCAAACCATGCACGAAGCTGGAGGCAGAGTGCTGGCTATCGAAAGTAATCAGACCATCATGATCGATCAGCAGGAAGTCGCAGACCTCGCAGACAAACTGGGGATCTCGATTGTCTCACTGAATGAAGAAGAACTCTCACTGCAGCTCGCGGGATGA
- a CDS encoding PP2C family protein-serine/threonine phosphatase: protein MVEIRYGTVSITGNFRENNEDNFFIDQSRKYFLVADGMGGQCAGEKASQLAVELIPKQLDELIDFNSHPTEEVIQSIDKAVAHANGEIMALGELDPNCRSMGTTIVFVVQVGGKLFIGGVGDSRVYLLREGRLHQLTTDHSLTQALVDAGTITPEEALTHRYKNVLYRYLGTKDGSAGTQARQLEPQSQDRIILCSDGVTDGIPDEKLQELLSQFDDPQQAAEEIVKAAQEGGSKDNITCIVLHVS from the coding sequence ATGGTTGAAATTCGTTACGGTACAGTCAGCATCACCGGAAATTTCCGCGAGAATAATGAAGATAATTTCTTCATCGATCAATCCCGGAAATACTTTCTGGTCGCTGACGGTATGGGTGGACAGTGTGCCGGAGAAAAAGCCAGCCAGTTAGCGGTTGAGTTGATTCCCAAACAGCTCGACGAACTGATTGATTTCAATTCCCATCCCACAGAGGAAGTCATTCAGTCGATCGACAAAGCAGTCGCCCACGCCAATGGCGAAATCATGGCCCTGGGAGAACTGGATCCCAACTGTCGCAGTATGGGAACAACCATCGTGTTTGTCGTCCAGGTGGGTGGCAAGCTGTTTATCGGCGGGGTCGGCGACAGTCGCGTCTATCTGCTTCGAGAAGGCAGGCTGCACCAGCTTACCACCGATCACTCGCTCACGCAGGCCCTGGTCGATGCCGGCACCATTACTCCCGAAGAAGCGTTAACTCATCGTTATAAAAATGTGCTCTACCGTTACCTGGGAACCAAAGATGGCAGTGCGGGCACACAGGCCCGACAACTGGAACCACAATCACAGGATCGCATCATTCTCTGCTCGGATGGCGTCACTGACGGGATTCCTGACGAAAAACTGCAGGAGCTGCTCAGCCAGTTCGATGATCCTCAGCAGGCAGCAGAAGAAATTGTCAAGGCGGCTCAGGAAGGTGGCTCGAAAGATAACATCACCTGTATCGTGCTGCATGTCAGCTGA